A region of Betta splendens chromosome 13, fBetSpl5.4, whole genome shotgun sequence DNA encodes the following proteins:
- the hif1al gene encoding hypoxia inducible factor 1 subunit alpha, like codes for MDTKDEAVEMKRSSSEQRKLRSRDAARCRRGQETEVFYELARTLPLPRRVSTHLDKAAIMRVALSFLRMRRLLRPGEEHKEEADVQEEEEEEEEEDPMDCFYPQALAGFIVVLSEEGDVIYLNDSVSKHIGITQLELLGQSIYDFVHPCDQEELRDLLAPRPGLTKKSPLQSERNFFLRVKSTLTSRGRTVNLKSATWKVLHCTGHMRPFGDGSTSPPAARVMTLLCEPVPHPSSVEFPLDSCTFLTRHSMDLRFTHCEGRVTELVGYSPDDLIGRSAYELYHALDSDHMKKSLHTLLSKGQVSTSLFRFLANGGGFVWAQTQATVLYGSKTSQPEAVVCLNFILSAVQQPGVVLSVEQTRCRPQLKAEPPSPAAPEGACDPERLTAPAQTEDAAPRPSSAADVFLKLKENPEDLVLVAPEAGDATEPLTGFVELSFASPPSPNTVPDHPQDLCTPELLQLLTPIFDPVLPPSPASSPVPVLSPCREEEEEEEEMDTSQVEKFFAVWPEGGEQRGPTLDMDAMDLDMLAPYISMDDDFQLTVLTSLPEDDARAPSSLETSATKAAAPGNRKRTHNPDDETQPTVQDKRQKQDRSTVEEELLLSHGLLDCLEETDQSDLILDLDPGPGRRSQLLTDRDPVLGGIQGLCDTAALMRGVFLPRPPELSPLLLSMT; via the exons ATGGACACGAAAGACGAGGCTGTGGAGATGAAACG gagcagctccgagcagaggaagctgcgcTCGCGGGACGCGGCCCGGTGCCGGCgcgggcaggagacggaggtgttCTACGAGCTGGCGCGCACCCTGCCGCTCCCGCGCAGAGTCTCCACCCACCTGGACAAAGCCGCCATCATGAGAGTCGCCCTCAGCTTCCTGCGCATGCGGCGCCTCCTGCGACCCG GTGAGGAGCACAAAGAGGAGGCCGacgtccaggaggaggaggaggaggaggaggaggaggatccaATGGACTGCTTCTACCCCCAGGCTCTTGCTGGCTTCATCGTGGTGCTGTCAGAGGAGGGAGACGTGATCTACCTGAATGACAGCGTCAGCAAACACATCGGCATCACTCAG ctggagctgctgggtcaGAGCATCTATGACTTCGTTCATCCCTGCGACCAGGAGGAGCTCCGGGACCTGCTGGCTCCACGTCCAG GCCTCACTAAGAAGTCGCCGCTGCAGAGCGAGAGGAACTTCTTCCTGCGTGTGAAGAGCACgctgaccagcagggggcgcacCGTCAACCTCAAGTCTGCCACATGGAAG GTTCTCCACTGCACTGGACACATGCGTCCGTTCGGGGACGGCTCCACGTCGCCCCCTGCAGCCAGAGTGATGACGCTGCTGTGTGAGCCGGTCCCTCACCCGTCCAGCGTGGAGTTCCCTCTGGACTCGTGCACCTTCCTGACGCGCCACAGCATGGACCTGCGCTTCACGCACTGCGAGGGCAG GGTGACGGAGCTGGTGGGGTACAGTCCTGACGATCTGATTGGCCGCTCAGCGTACGAGTTGTATCACGCACTCGACTCCGACCACATGAAGAAAAGCCTGCACACGC TCCTGTCCAAAGGTCAGGTGAGCACCAGCCTGTTCCGCTTCCTGGCGAACGGCGGCGGCTTCGTGTGGGCGCAGACTCAGGCCACCGTCCTCTACGGCAGCAAGACGTCGCAGCCTGAGGCCGTGGTGTGTCTCAACTTCATCCTCAG TGCGGTGCAGCAGCCGGGCGTGGTCCTCTCCGTGGAGCAGACGCGCTGCCGCCCTCAGCTGAAGGCGGAGCCTCcgtcaccagcagctccagagggCGCGTGtgaccctgaacgcctcactgcACCCGCTCAGACCGAGGACGCAGCTCCGCGtcccagcagcgctgcagacgtgttcctgaagctgaaggagaaTCCAGAGGATCTGGTGCTGGTGGCTCCGGAGGCCGGAGACGCCACGGAACCGCTGACGG GTTTTGTTGAGCTGTCCTTTGccagtcctcccagtccaaACACGGTGCCGGACCACCCACAGGACCTGTGCACCCctgagctgcttcagctcctcacTCCCATCTTCGACCCGGTTCTGCCGCCGTCACCGGCTTCCTCTCCGGTACCAGTTCTG AGCccctgcagagaggaggaggaggaggaggaggagatggacaccAGCCAAGTGGAGAAGTTCTTTGCAGTTTGGCCAGAAGGTGGTGAACAGAGAGGCCCAACGCTG GACATGGATGCGATGGATCTGGACATGTTGGCTCCCTACATCTCCATGGACGACGACTTCCAGCTCACCGTCCTCACTTCGCTGCCGGAGGACGACGCACGCGCGCCGTCCTCGCTGGAGACGTCCGCTACGAAAGCTGCGGCGCCGGGAAACAGGAAACG GACCCACAACCCCGATGATGAGACGCAGCCGACGGTTCAGGACAAGAGGCAGAAGCAGGATCGTTCCACAGTAGAAGAGGAACTTCTGCTGAGCCACGGGCTGCTG GACTGTTTGGAGGAAACTGACCAGTCTGATCTgatcctggacctggacccgggCCCAGGCCGACGAAGTCAGCTGCTGACGGACAGAGACCCGGTGTTAGGAGGCATCCAGGGTCTGTGTGACACTGCAG ctctgaTGAGGGGCGTGTTCCTGCCTCGACCCCCTGAGCTGTCGCCACTGCTGTTGTCCATGACTTGA